The following coding sequences lie in one Microvirga sp. 17 mud 1-3 genomic window:
- a CDS encoding flagellar hook-associated family protein, with the protein MKTTFISTISLWNSPRNALAKMQVDLAKANQEIATGRYSDVGLELGYRAGQGISLRQERSELDALIDGNGTVSLRLNVTKTSLDNIRSTAETYLNSLLSLPPLERGAETVRDSAALNLKALTAELNKSSGGQYLFAGTNTKQKPVNDYIAGSPAKTAVDAAFLGHFGRTQTAPTVFDITAEEMRLFLNDSTNDFNKLFDGSDWDKWSAAADKNIESKISTSEKIETSTNANEAAMRKLAKAYTIASDLGIAGMRTETQQVVVDKVMQLLGEVTNDLVEIQARLGDAETKVKSANDRMDLQRKILDQGVGRLEEVDPAEAKTRVDALTTQIQMSYSLTAQLRQLSLLNYL; encoded by the coding sequence ATGAAGACAACATTCATTTCCACAATCAGTCTCTGGAATTCGCCTCGTAACGCGCTGGCAAAGATGCAAGTGGATCTTGCCAAAGCGAACCAAGAGATTGCTACCGGTCGTTATTCGGACGTTGGGCTGGAGCTTGGATATCGAGCCGGGCAGGGAATATCACTGCGGCAGGAACGTTCCGAGCTCGATGCGCTCATTGATGGAAACGGCACGGTTTCCCTGCGCTTGAATGTTACGAAGACTTCTCTCGACAATATCCGCAGCACAGCGGAAACGTACCTCAATTCCCTTCTGTCGTTGCCGCCGCTCGAACGCGGTGCGGAAACCGTCAGAGACAGTGCGGCACTTAATTTGAAAGCCTTGACGGCGGAGCTCAACAAATCCAGCGGCGGTCAGTATCTTTTCGCGGGAACTAACACGAAGCAAAAGCCGGTGAATGATTATATTGCTGGCTCTCCTGCGAAGACAGCTGTCGATGCAGCGTTCTTGGGACACTTTGGTAGGACGCAAACTGCCCCAACGGTCTTTGATATTACCGCGGAAGAGATGAGACTCTTCCTTAACGACAGTACCAATGACTTCAACAAGCTCTTTGATGGCTCTGATTGGGACAAGTGGTCTGCTGCGGCCGACAAGAATATTGAGAGCAAAATCTCGACATCAGAAAAGATCGAAACCTCAACGAACGCCAATGAAGCCGCCATGCGAAAGCTGGCCAAGGCCTATACGATAGCCTCGGATCTCGGCATAGCCGGGATGCGGACGGAGACCCAACAAGTTGTTGTTGATAAGGTAATGCAACTGCTCGGTGAGGTGACTAACGATCTCGTTGAGATCCAGGCGAGGCTTGGAGATGCCGAGACGAAGGTCAAGAGTGCCAATGATCGAATGGATCTGCAGCGGAAGATCCTCGATCAAGGAGTAGGCCGTCTTGAAGAGGTCGATCCGGCCGAAGCTAAGACAAGGGTCGATGCTCTGACGACGCAGATTCAGATGTCATATTCGCTGACGGCCCAGTTGAGGCAGCTAAGCCTCTTAAACTACCTTTGA
- the flaF gene encoding flagellar biosynthesis regulator FlaF — MYRFSYAEILEDASDGCRERERLAFDRAIDLLKAANNAPQNAPERSDAISFVQRLWTILIEDLMSSENGLPETLRAQLVSIGLWVMKEADLVRRGDSQNFTALIEINTMIRDGLK; from the coding sequence ATGTACCGCTTCTCATATGCCGAGATCCTTGAGGATGCTTCCGATGGTTGCCGTGAGAGGGAGCGATTGGCGTTCGACCGAGCCATCGATCTCTTGAAGGCGGCTAACAATGCTCCTCAAAATGCACCCGAGCGTTCCGATGCGATCTCCTTCGTGCAGCGCCTTTGGACAATTCTTATCGAGGATCTCATGAGCTCTGAGAATGGCCTGCCGGAAACTCTAAGGGCACAACTTGTCTCCATTGGTCTGTGGGTTATGAAAGAGGCTGATCTTGTTCGGCGGGGAGATTCGCAGAATTTTACGGCTCTCATCGAGATCAACACCATGATCCGCGATGGCTTGAAATGA
- the flbT gene encoding flagellar biosynthesis repressor FlbT → MSKSMHLSLKAGERIFINGAVLRVDRKVSIELLNDATFLMENHVLQVSDATTPLRQLYFVVQAILIDPSSADRARSVFKDLFAATLESFSNEEIVQGLHDVAAMVEAERPFDALKIIRGLYPAENAVLSGVPLPPHRAA, encoded by the coding sequence ATGAGCAAGTCGATGCACCTGTCCTTAAAAGCCGGGGAGCGGATATTTATCAATGGCGCCGTTCTGCGGGTTGATCGGAAAGTGTCCATCGAGCTTCTGAACGATGCCACGTTTCTGATGGAAAACCACGTTTTGCAGGTCAGCGACGCGACAACACCGCTCCGGCAGCTATACTTTGTAGTCCAGGCGATCCTTATCGACCCGAGTAGTGCAGACAGGGCCCGCTCTGTCTTTAAGGATTTGTTTGCTGCAACCCTCGAGTCCTTCTCGAATGAGGAGATCGTTCAAGGTCTGCATGATGTAGCGGCAATGGTTGAGGCAGAACGCCCCTTTGATGCGCTCAAGATTATTCGTGGTCTATACCCTGCTGAGAATGCAGTGTTATCCGGCGTCCCGCTTCCTCCTCATCGGGCCGCTTGA
- the flgD gene encoding flagellar hook assembly protein FlgD has protein sequence MDVSNVMMANATNTKQRSNSAETNASAASLNYNTFLKLLLEQMRNQDPTAPMKSTDYMAQLATFSQVEQSMIGNNKLDALLSSSALSQVDSVIGRTVTSADGSISGQVSSVRITNDGAVAKLSTGDEVLIGPGIVIS, from the coding sequence ATGGATGTCAGCAATGTCATGATGGCCAATGCGACTAATACGAAACAACGATCGAACTCGGCGGAAACAAACGCATCCGCAGCAAGCTTGAACTATAATACATTTCTTAAGCTGCTACTCGAGCAAATGCGGAACCAGGACCCGACAGCCCCCATGAAATCGACTGATTACATGGCGCAGCTCGCTACCTTTTCGCAGGTTGAACAGAGCATGATCGGCAACAACAAGCTTGATGCCTTGCTCTCGTCCTCAGCACTATCCCAGGTCGATAGCGTAATCGGCCGCACAGTTACGTCCGCGGATGGCTCCATCTCGGGTCAGGTCTCCTCGGTCCGGATCACCAACGATGGCGCTGTCGCGAAACTGTCGACTGGCGACGAAGTTCTAATCGGTCCGGGCATCGTGATCAGCTGA
- the fliQ gene encoding flagellar biosynthesis protein FliQ produces the protein MNEVDALELVRSAIWTIIVGAGPAVGAAMVVGIVIALIQALTQIQEVTLTFIPKIIAILLVTLLTGSFIGSQIFAFTEQVYARIETGF, from the coding sequence ATGAACGAGGTTGACGCCCTGGAGCTTGTTCGCTCTGCCATCTGGACGATTATTGTCGGTGCCGGGCCGGCGGTCGGCGCTGCCATGGTTGTTGGTATTGTTATCGCCCTGATCCAAGCTCTCACACAGATACAGGAAGTGACCCTTACATTCATTCCTAAGATCATAGCCATTCTTTTGGTGACATTGTTGACCGGTTCTTTCATTGGTTCGCAAATTTTTGCGTTCACTGAACAGGTCTATGCTCGGATTGAAACCGGGTTTTAA
- the flhA gene encoding flagellar biosynthesis protein FlhA, which yields MAVTDAIAPERNKSRDIAFAGGIVAILAILFLPIPALLIDMGLALSIALSVLILMVALWIQKPLEFSAFPTVLLIVTLLRLSLGIATTRLILAKGHEGVSAAGHVIYGFSQFVMSGDFVIGIVVFLILITVNFLVITKGATRIAEVGARFTLDAIPGKQMAIDADLSAGLIDDKEAQRRRRELEEESAFFGSMDGASKFVRGEAVASLITIAVNIFGGIIIGVTRHGMTLSHAADVFTKLSVGDGLVAQIPALVVSLAAGLLVSKGGTRGTAEQAVMGQLGAYPRALFVAAILMFVFALVPGLPFIPFMGLGGLMAFIAYTIPKRLAEQRAAEKAKAVAAEEQSRTDTKDSVKESLKTAEIELCLGKHLAVQLLSSHSELAHRVSKMRRKFAQQYGFVVPDIKLSDSLTIPPKSYQVKIHGTVVVSQETRPGELLVVIGDGPKPDVPGDEVREPAFGMKAMWISDAYASEVKREGFSPVDSNSVLLTHLSEVIRNNLPQLLSYKDMRSLLDRLDPEYKKLIDDICPSQISYSGLQAVLKLLLAERVSIRNLHLILEAIAEIAPHARRSEQIVEHVRMRIAQQICGDLADGSVLNVLRLGNRWDLAFHQSLKRDAKGDVVEFDIDPRLVEQFGSEASEAIKKRMKEVHSFALVTAPDARPYVRMIIERLFTTLPVLSHLEIARGVEIKSLGTIS from the coding sequence ATGGCCGTTACAGATGCTATAGCCCCGGAGCGCAACAAAAGCAGGGATATCGCTTTTGCTGGCGGTATCGTCGCTATCCTGGCGATCCTGTTTCTGCCCATCCCTGCACTTCTGATTGATATGGGGCTTGCCCTTTCGATCGCGCTCTCCGTCCTCATCCTCATGGTGGCGCTGTGGATTCAGAAGCCCCTTGAGTTCTCGGCCTTTCCGACGGTTCTTCTGATCGTAACTTTGCTTCGCCTGTCCTTAGGCATCGCAACGACCCGCTTGATCCTCGCGAAGGGACATGAGGGCGTTTCCGCTGCGGGCCACGTTATCTATGGATTCTCCCAGTTCGTGATGAGCGGTGACTTCGTCATCGGAATTGTCGTCTTTCTCATCCTCATCACGGTCAATTTTCTTGTCATCACCAAAGGTGCAACCCGTATCGCCGAGGTCGGCGCTCGTTTTACCTTGGATGCAATTCCAGGAAAGCAGATGGCCATCGATGCGGACCTTTCTGCAGGGCTCATTGATGACAAGGAGGCTCAACGCAGGCGCAGGGAACTCGAGGAGGAAAGTGCCTTTTTCGGTTCCATGGACGGTGCGTCGAAGTTCGTCCGTGGCGAAGCCGTAGCGAGCTTGATCACCATTGCGGTTAACATCTTCGGTGGAATCATCATTGGAGTGACCCGTCATGGCATGACCCTGTCTCACGCCGCAGATGTGTTTACTAAACTCTCCGTTGGCGACGGTCTTGTTGCTCAGATTCCGGCTCTGGTCGTGTCCTTGGCCGCTGGCCTGCTAGTCTCCAAGGGGGGAACACGCGGGACTGCAGAGCAAGCAGTCATGGGGCAATTGGGGGCTTATCCGCGGGCATTGTTTGTTGCCGCTATCCTTATGTTTGTCTTTGCCCTCGTGCCGGGGCTGCCATTTATCCCATTTATGGGGCTTGGGGGCCTCATGGCCTTCATTGCATATACTATTCCAAAGCGCCTGGCGGAGCAGCGGGCAGCCGAAAAGGCGAAAGCAGTTGCGGCTGAAGAGCAGAGCCGGACGGATACGAAGGACTCGGTGAAGGAATCTCTTAAGACCGCTGAAATTGAGCTCTGCCTAGGTAAGCATCTCGCGGTGCAGCTACTCAGTTCCCATAGCGAGTTGGCGCATCGTGTTAGCAAGATGCGACGGAAGTTTGCGCAACAGTATGGATTTGTTGTCCCGGATATTAAGCTATCTGACAGTCTCACAATTCCTCCGAAAAGCTATCAGGTGAAAATCCACGGCACGGTCGTCGTGAGCCAAGAGACACGTCCTGGCGAACTCTTGGTAGTCATCGGCGATGGCCCTAAGCCCGATGTGCCCGGCGATGAGGTTCGTGAGCCCGCTTTCGGCATGAAAGCGATGTGGATCTCCGATGCCTATGCCAGTGAAGTAAAGCGCGAAGGGTTTAGCCCTGTCGACAGCAATTCTGTTCTTCTGACTCATCTGAGCGAAGTCATCCGAAACAACCTGCCTCAGCTCTTGTCCTACAAGGACATGCGCTCACTCCTTGACCGGCTTGACCCGGAGTACAAGAAGCTTATCGATGATATTTGCCCTTCTCAGATATCATATTCTGGCCTTCAGGCGGTTCTAAAGCTGCTCCTGGCGGAGCGTGTCTCCATCCGCAACTTGCACTTGATACTCGAGGCAATCGCAGAAATTGCTCCGCATGCCCGTCGATCTGAGCAGATTGTGGAGCATGTTAGAATGCGTATTGCGCAGCAGATATGCGGGGATCTGGCGGATGGTAGTGTACTGAACGTCCTGCGCTTGGGTAACAGATGGGACCTTGCCTTCCACCAGAGCCTGAAGCGCGATGCAAAAGGCGATGTGGTTGAGTTCGACATCGACCCGCGCCTCGTTGAGCAATTTGGCTCGGAAGCTTCAGAGGCAATTAAAAAGCGCATGAAGGAAGTTCACAGCTTTGCGCTAGTGACTGCGCCGGACGCACGACCTTACGTGCGAATGATCATCGAGCGTCTCTTTACGACGCTTCCGGTGCTCTCACATCTGGAGATCGCTCGCGGCGTCGAAATCAAGTCGCTTGGGACAATTTCGTGA